In Rhineura floridana isolate rRhiFlo1 chromosome 22, rRhiFlo1.hap2, whole genome shotgun sequence, a single genomic region encodes these proteins:
- the SLC27A3 gene encoding long-chain fatty acid transport protein 3 codes for MWLTQVLGLAAAGLLGLALVLLGPHAWADVAFLARAWRCRRRLLQGKAGGSLSLAQRFERLCRARPGKVFVRYEARGFTYGQAEGESNRVARALRGPLPGGQPPLLPGQTVALLVGNEPAFIWAWIGLSKLGAVPAFLGTALRRGALLHCLHACGARAILVAHDLFEAVEPILTSLEETGVAVWVLGKGPYPPSVTALQDLLEGASDEPVPSHLSTPGSLSDTCLYIFTSGTTGLPKAARISHLKSILCLGFYNLVGASSSDVIYVALPLYHMSGSLLGVIGTLGIGATCVLKKKFSASQFWPDCRRHRVTIFQYIGELCRYLVNQPQSPRDREHSLRMAVGSGLRPDVWCEFLRRFGALKIVETYGMTEGNISLFNYTGAVGAVGRSSWLYKIFAPFELIRFNVLQGAPLRDTVGRCQRVKTGEPGLLIAPVTARTPFLGYAGGRELSESKLLHGVFADGDTYFNTGDLMVQDACGFVSFWDRTGDTFRWKGENVATTEVGEILGSLEILQEVTVYGVVVPGHEGRAGMATVVLQPGREFDGAQVYAHVVELLPPYARPRFLRIQDHLEMTETFKQKKVRLATEGFDPALIPDPLFFLDDASRAYVPLTRSTWEGIVACNVRL; via the exons ATGTGGCTGACCCAGGTGCTCGGGTTGGCCGCGGCCGGCTTGCTGGGGCTGGCGCTGGTGTTGCTGGGGCCCCACGCGTGGGCCGACGTGGCCTTCCTGGCGCGCGCCTGGCGCTGCCGCCGCCGGCTCCTGCAGGGCAAGGCGGGAGGCAGCCTCAGCTTGGCGCAGCGCTTCGAGCGCCTCTGCCGAGCCCGGCCGGGGAAAGTCTTCGTGCGCTACGAGGCGCGCGGCTTCACCTACGGCCAGGCGGAGGGCGAGAGCAACCGCGTGGCCCGGGCGCTGCGCGGCCCCTTGCCCGGCGGGCAGCCGCCTCTCCTGCCCGGCCAGACGGTGGCGCTCTTGGTGGGCAACGAGCCCGCCTTCATCTGGGCCTGGATCGGCCTGAGCAAGCTGGGCGCCGTGCCGGCTTTCCTGGGCACCGCGCTCCGTCGAGGGGCGCTGCTTCACTGTCTGCACGCTTGCGGGGCCAGGGCGATCCTGGTGGCGCACG ACCTTTTTGAAGCCGTGGAACCCATCCTGACCAGTTTGGAGGAAACGGGCGTTGCGGTGTGGGTGTTGGGGAAAGGGCCCTACCCTCCCAGCGTGACCGCCCTCCAGGACCTGTTGGAGGGCGCTTCGGATGAGCCAGTCCCCTCGCATCTCTCCACTCCTGGTAGCTTGTCGGACACTTGCCTCTACATTTTCACCTCCGGGACCACAG GGCTCCCGAAGGCTGCTCGCATCAGCCACCTCAAATCCATCCTGTGCTTAGGATTTTACAACCTGGTGGGGGCTTCCAGCTCGGACGTGATCTACGTCGCATTGCCCCTCTATCACATGTCGGGCAGCCTTCTCGGGGTCATCGGCACTCTTGGCATTG GTGCCACTTGTGTGCTGAAGAAGAAATTCTCCGCCAGCCAATTTTGGCCTGACTGCCGGCGCCACAGAGTGACCATCTTTCAGTACATAGGGGAACTCTGCCGCTACCTTGTCAATCAGCCCCAG agcCCCAGAGACCGGGAGCACAGCCTGCGCATGGCTGTGGGTAGCGGGCTGCGCCCGGACGTCTGGTGCGAATTCCTGCGCCGCTTCGGGGCCCTGAAGATTGTGGAGACCTACGGCATGACAGAAGGGAACATCAGCCTCTTCAACTACACCGGTGCTGTGGGGGCTGTGGGGCGTTCCTCTTGGCTGTATAAG ATCTTTGCTCCCTTCGAACTGATTCGTTTCAATGTGCTTCAAGGCGCCCCACTCAGGGACACGGTGGGCCGATGCCAGCGTGTGAAGACAG GGGAGCCGGGGCTTCTGATCGCCCCCGTGACGGCACGGACGCCATTCCTGGGATACGCCGGAGGGCGCGAGCTGTCGGAATCCAAGCTCCTCCATGGAGTCTTTGCTGACGGAGACACctatttcaacactggtgatttGATGGTGCAGGACGCTTGCGGCTTTGTCAGTTTCTGGGACCGCACGGGAGACACATTCCG GTGGAAGGGAGAGAACGTGGCAACCACGGAAGTGGGCGAGATCCTGGGGAGCCTGGAGATCCTGCAGGAGGTGACCGTCTACGGCGTTGTGGTTCCAG GACACGAAGGCCGGGCAGGGATGGCCACTGTGGTGCTGCAGCCAGGGCGGGAATTTGATGGCGCCCAAGTCTATGCGCATGTGGTGGAGCTCCTGCCACCGTATGCCCGGCCTCGCTTTTTGCGCATTCAG GACCACCTGGAGATGACGGAGACCTTTAAACAGAAGAAGGTCCGTCTGGCGACCGAAGGATTTGACCCGGCCCTGATCCCGgatcctctcttcttcctggatGATGCCTCAAGGGCGTATGTGCCTCTGACCCGCAGCACCTGGGAGGGGATCGTTGCTTGCAACGTCCGGTTGTAA